One genomic region from Mycobacterium basiliense encodes:
- a CDS encoding metallophosphoesterase family protein, with protein MTGGVQPTLWAVSDLHTGHLGNKPVAESLYPSSPDDWLIVAGDVAERTDEIRWALDLLRRRFAKVIWVPGNHELWTTNRDPMQIFGRARYDYLVNMCDEMGVVTPEHPFPVWTERGGPATIVPMFLLYDYTFLPQGATSKAEGMAIAKQRNIVATDEYLLSPEPYATRDAWCRDRVAATRARLEQLDWMQPTVLVNHFPMVREPCDALFYPEFSLWCGTTKTADWHTRYNAVCSVYGHLHIPRTTWHDDVRFEEVSVGYPREWRRRKPYSWLRQVLPDPQYAPGYLNDFGGHFVITPEMKSQAAQFRERLRQRQSR; from the coding sequence ATGACCGGCGGGGTGCAGCCGACGCTGTGGGCGGTCTCTGACCTGCACACCGGCCACCTCGGTAACAAGCCGGTCGCCGAGTCGCTGTACCCATCATCGCCGGACGATTGGCTGATCGTCGCCGGCGACGTCGCCGAGCGCACCGACGAGATTCGTTGGGCGCTGGATTTGCTGCGGAGGCGGTTCGCCAAGGTGATCTGGGTTCCCGGCAATCACGAGTTGTGGACCACCAACCGCGACCCTATGCAAATCTTCGGCCGAGCGCGTTACGACTACCTGGTCAATATGTGTGACGAAATGGGCGTCGTCACACCCGAGCACCCGTTCCCGGTGTGGACTGAACGAGGTGGTCCGGCCACCATCGTGCCCATGTTCCTGCTGTACGACTACACGTTTCTGCCGCAGGGTGCCACCAGCAAAGCCGAGGGCATGGCCATCGCCAAGCAGCGCAATATCGTGGCTACCGACGAATATCTGTTGTCGCCCGAGCCGTACGCGACCCGCGATGCCTGGTGCCGTGATCGCGTCGCCGCTACCCGCGCACGTCTCGAACAGCTCGACTGGATGCAACCGACGGTGCTGGTAAATCACTTCCCGATGGTGCGCGAGCCCTGCGACGCGCTGTTCTATCCGGAATTCTCGCTCTGGTGCGGAACCACCAAGACCGCCGACTGGCATACCCGCTACAACGCGGTGTGCTCGGTGTACGGGCACCTGCACATTCCGCGCACCACATGGCACGACGATGTCCGCTTCGAGGAGGTGTCGGTGGGTTACCCACGCGAGTGGCGACGCCGCAAGCCCTACAGTTGGCTGCGCCAAGTGCTGCCGGACCCGCAGTACGCGCCGGGCTACCTCAACGACTTCGGCGGCCATTTCGTGATCACTCCGGAGATGAAGTCACAGGCTGCCCAGTTCCGGGAAAGATTGCGGCAGCGGCAGTCACGGTGA
- a CDS encoding CocE/NonD family hydrolase, with amino-acid sequence MTSPRTTYSDSHLGTSTRTRSEPPRLRTLTGRVGANAVGAALGLRRASTRYSVHRVKVPMRDGIHLVADHYWPATSAPAGTLLVRGPYGRGLPMSLVFARLYAARGYHVVLQSVRGTFGSAGEFEPMVNEAADGADTVEWLRRQSWFTGHFATIGVSYLGFTQWALLQDPPPELAAAVITAGPHDLRASVWGTGSFAINDFLGWSDVVAHQEDPIRIRTGIRQLTAARRLARAAAELPMGESARTMLGTGAPWFESWVEHADHADPFWDRMRFPAALDRVQVPVLLVGGWQDIFLRQTLQQYQRLRQRGVDVALTVGPWTHVQLLTKGLAISARETLEWLDTHLGEAPQPRRPSPVRIFVTGHGWHYRPHWPPPTTEHSIYLQPGGGLGETPPEPGASPTTFRYHPENPTPTTGGPLLSPNGGYRDDGRLAAREDVLSFTGAALPRDLYVHGNPVIELAHTSDNPNVDVFVRVSEVDAKGHSRNVSDGYQRFGDTPETVRIELDPIAHRFTAGSRIRVLIAGSWFPRYARNLGTPEPALTSQTMKPATHSVHFGPSRLVLPVDPSADSVADPGGDLT; translated from the coding sequence ATGACCTCGCCCCGTACTACGTATTCTGACTCGCATTTGGGGACCTCAACCCGCACTCGGTCCGAGCCACCCAGGCTACGCACGTTGACCGGCCGAGTCGGCGCTAACGCCGTGGGCGCCGCGTTGGGATTGCGCCGCGCGAGCACGCGTTACAGCGTGCATCGCGTCAAAGTCCCGATGCGCGACGGCATCCATCTGGTGGCCGACCACTACTGGCCCGCCACCTCTGCCCCCGCCGGCACGCTGCTGGTCCGGGGACCGTATGGACGCGGGCTTCCAATGTCGTTGGTCTTTGCCAGGCTTTACGCCGCCCGCGGCTACCACGTGGTACTACAGAGCGTCCGGGGAACCTTCGGGTCGGCCGGAGAGTTCGAGCCCATGGTCAACGAGGCGGCCGACGGCGCGGACACCGTCGAGTGGCTGCGAAGGCAATCATGGTTCACCGGTCACTTCGCGACCATCGGCGTTTCCTATTTGGGCTTCACCCAGTGGGCGTTGCTGCAGGATCCGCCTCCCGAGCTGGCAGCGGCGGTGATTACCGCGGGCCCGCACGACTTGCGGGCCTCGGTGTGGGGCACGGGATCGTTTGCGATCAACGACTTTTTGGGCTGGAGCGACGTGGTTGCCCACCAAGAGGATCCGATCCGCATCCGGACCGGCATCCGCCAGCTGACCGCTGCGCGGCGGTTGGCTCGAGCGGCGGCCGAATTGCCCATGGGTGAGTCAGCAAGGACGATGCTGGGCACCGGCGCACCATGGTTCGAATCGTGGGTGGAACACGCCGACCACGCCGACCCGTTCTGGGATCGCATGCGGTTTCCGGCGGCGCTGGATCGAGTGCAGGTGCCGGTACTGCTGGTGGGCGGTTGGCAAGACATCTTCCTGCGCCAAACCCTGCAGCAGTATCAACGTTTGCGCCAACGAGGCGTCGACGTAGCACTCACGGTCGGCCCCTGGACGCACGTGCAGCTGCTCACCAAGGGACTGGCCATCAGCGCACGGGAAACCTTGGAGTGGCTGGACACACATCTGGGCGAGGCGCCACAGCCACGCCGGCCCAGCCCGGTGCGCATCTTCGTCACCGGCCACGGCTGGCACTACCGGCCCCACTGGCCGCCGCCGACCACCGAACACTCGATCTACCTGCAGCCTGGCGGCGGATTGGGCGAGACCCCACCCGAGCCTGGAGCGTCCCCTACGACGTTTCGCTACCACCCGGAGAATCCGACACCGACCACCGGCGGCCCGTTGCTATCCCCGAACGGCGGCTACCGCGACGACGGTCGGCTGGCCGCGCGCGAGGACGTACTTTCGTTCACCGGTGCCGCGCTCCCCCGCGATCTGTATGTGCACGGCAATCCGGTGATCGAGTTGGCGCACACCTCAGACAATCCCAACGTCGACGTTTTCGTCCGGGTCAGCGAGGTCGACGCCAAGGGCCACTCGCGCAATGTCAGCGACGGCTATCAACGATTCGGCGACACGCCCGAAACCGTCCGCATCGAGCTGGACCCGATCGCTCACCGATTCACCGCCGGCTCGCGCATCCGGGTCCTGATTGCCGGAAGCTGGTTCCCACGCTATGCCCGCAACCTCGGCACCCCGGAGCCCGCACTGACCAGCCAGACAATGAAGCCGGCCACGCACTCCGTGCACTTCGGGCCATCCCGGCTGGTGCTACCGGTCGATCCCTCAGCCGACAGCGTCGCGGACCCGGGCGGCGACCTCACCTAG
- the mntR gene encoding manganese-binding transcriptional regulator MntR: MRGDDEPAGLTAVAQDYLKVIWTAQEWSREKVSTKMLAEKIGVSASTASESIRKLAEQGLVDHEKYGAVTLTPAGRRAALTMVRRHRLLETFLVNELGYSWDEVHDEAEVLEHAVSDRLVARIDAKLGFPRRDPHGDPIPASDGHVPTPPARQLWACHDGDTATVARISDADPEMLRYFDSVGINLDSQLRVLTRREFAGMISVAIESADGAATTVELGSPAARAIWVVA; encoded by the coding sequence GTGAGGGGTGACGACGAGCCTGCCGGTCTCACCGCGGTTGCCCAGGATTACCTGAAAGTCATTTGGACGGCCCAGGAATGGTCGCGGGAAAAGGTCAGTACCAAGATGCTGGCGGAGAAGATCGGGGTATCGGCCAGCACGGCATCGGAGTCCATCCGCAAACTCGCCGAGCAGGGTCTGGTCGACCACGAGAAGTACGGCGCGGTGACATTGACCCCTGCCGGGCGGCGGGCGGCCCTGACAATGGTGCGCCGCCACCGGTTGCTGGAGACTTTCTTGGTCAACGAACTCGGCTACAGCTGGGACGAGGTGCACGACGAGGCCGAGGTGCTCGAACACGCGGTGTCGGATCGGCTGGTGGCCCGGATCGATGCCAAGCTCGGCTTCCCGCGGCGCGACCCGCACGGTGATCCCATCCCGGCTTCCGATGGGCATGTGCCCACACCACCGGCGCGCCAGCTGTGGGCCTGCCACGACGGTGACACCGCAACGGTGGCCCGCATCTCCGACGCCGACCCCGAGATGCTGCGGTACTTCGACAGCGTCGGAATCAACCTGGATTCGCAGCTGCGAGTCCTGACCCGACGGGAATTCGCCGGGATGATCTCGGTGGCGATCGAATCGGCCGATGGCGCCGCGACCACCGTCGAGTTGGGCAGCCCCGCCGCCCGGGCGATCTGGGTGGTGGCCTGA
- a CDS encoding DUF3558 domain-containing protein translates to MLSKVRLIGALGALVIATIGGTLGWQQPSPAPRGAGNVELRSTAAPMSTTMKSPIVETTNPRPFDPCEDIPFDAVQRLGLAYTPPEHEDGLRCHFDAGNYQMAVEAIIWRNYAQTLPPDAIETTIAGHRAAQYWVLKPTYHNSFWFSSCMVTFKTSYGVIQQSLFYSTVYSEPDVDCQPTNLQRANDLAPYYVF, encoded by the coding sequence GTGCTTAGCAAGGTGCGTCTGATCGGAGCGCTTGGCGCGCTGGTCATCGCGACAATCGGCGGCACATTGGGCTGGCAGCAACCTTCGCCGGCGCCACGCGGCGCGGGAAACGTGGAGCTGCGCTCGACCGCGGCACCCATGTCGACCACCATGAAGAGCCCGATCGTGGAGACCACCAATCCGCGTCCGTTCGACCCGTGCGAAGACATCCCGTTCGACGCCGTACAGCGCCTGGGCCTGGCCTACACGCCTCCCGAACATGAGGACGGGCTGCGGTGTCACTTTGACGCGGGCAACTATCAGATGGCGGTCGAGGCCATCATCTGGCGCAACTACGCTCAGACGCTGCCACCCGACGCCATCGAGACCACCATCGCAGGCCACCGCGCCGCGCAGTACTGGGTCTTGAAGCCGACCTATCACAACAGTTTCTGGTTCTCCTCCTGCATGGTCACCTTCAAGACCAGCTACGGGGTAATCCAGCAGTCGCTGTTCTACTCGACGGTCTACTCCGAACCCGATGTCGACTGCCAACCCACCAACCTGCAGCGGGCCAATGACCTCGCCCCGTACTACGTATTCTGA
- a CDS encoding LppA family lipoprotein — MRWRLVGLLALVCVLVLGCGSGGLGRGGEQEGPLSPEKVAELENPLRAKPSLEAAKDQYRAAVTQMAEAIAALVPGLTWSMDVDSWNGCGGDYEWTRAKAAYFMVGFSGPIPDDKWPQAVQIVREGGQQFGATTFGVMKDKPGDHDVYLAGHGGVEFKLGTQVASSLTAQSDCRISETDTPSPPPSP, encoded by the coding sequence ATGCGGTGGCGGCTGGTGGGGTTGCTGGCGCTGGTTTGTGTGCTGGTGCTGGGATGTGGTTCTGGTGGTCTTGGGCGTGGTGGTGAGCAGGAGGGTCCGTTGAGTCCGGAGAAGGTTGCTGAACTGGAGAACCCGTTGCGGGCCAAGCCTTCGCTGGAGGCGGCCAAGGACCAGTACCGCGCCGCGGTGACCCAGATGGCCGAGGCGATCGCGGCTCTGGTGCCGGGGTTGACCTGGTCGATGGATGTGGACAGCTGGAATGGGTGTGGAGGCGATTACGAGTGGACCAGGGCCAAAGCGGCGTACTTCATGGTCGGATTCAGCGGGCCGATTCCCGACGACAAGTGGCCGCAGGCTGTTCAGATTGTGAGAGAGGGTGGGCAGCAATTCGGCGCCACCACCTTTGGGGTGATGAAAGACAAGCCGGGCGACCATGACGTCTACCTCGCCGGGCACGGGGGCGTCGAGTTCAAACTGGGCACCCAGGTGGCCTCATCGCTCACGGCGCAGTCGGACTGCCGGATCAGTGAAACCGATACCCCCAGCCCACCACCGAGCCCGTAG
- a CDS encoding WXG100 family type VII secretion target, which yields MFEINAEQWVRSAAHVAGRGEDLAVGHMSSDHRIQAAQSGWQGESALALGATMDGWLETSRALLSRIGDHARGLHQAAAAHAAAEEERARALAHVGACGDGMASERQV from the coding sequence GTGTTTGAGATCAACGCGGAGCAATGGGTGCGCTCAGCGGCGCATGTCGCTGGGCGGGGGGAGGACTTGGCGGTTGGACATATGTCGTCCGACCATCGAATCCAGGCCGCTCAGTCCGGCTGGCAAGGCGAGTCGGCGCTGGCGCTCGGCGCCACCATGGACGGCTGGCTGGAAACGTCGAGGGCGCTGTTGAGCAGAATTGGCGATCATGCACGCGGCCTGCATCAAGCCGCCGCCGCGCATGCGGCGGCGGAGGAGGAGCGAGCCCGCGCGCTCGCGCACGTCGGCGCTTGCGGCGACGGTATGGCCAGTGAGCGTCAGGTCTGA
- a CDS encoding alpha/beta hydrolase family protein has protein sequence MSLTVADIDRWNAQAVREVFHAATARAQVSLEVSRQLATLSIFANSGGKTAEAAAHQNAGLRRDLDAHGNEALAVARAADRAAGGIVKVQSELAALRKAAAAAELQIDALSNRVVPIPGLRHTESEWARMLAKQAELQADLDAIVVEANTIDEELASAVNMADGDFPIPAEAGPPVGPEGLTPTQRASDANEELLRAERAKLRARIGQLQGRYDQLAARAVRDYNNGILDSDAMGQLAALDDQLAVAKDRLGDLDAVDEALSRAPETYLAQLRLPDDPHQQVLAAVAVGNPDTAANVSVTVPGVGSTTRGTLPGMVAEARNLRLEEMRQLKNAGQPTSVAAIAWMGYEPPPNPLDTASAGDLWQTITDGQARAGAGDLSSYLQQVRANNPSGHLTVLGHSYGSLTASLALQDLNAHGAHPVNDVVFYGSPGLELYTPAQLGLEHGHAYVMQAPHDLITSVVAPLAPLHGWGPDPYLTPGLTELSSQAGFDPGRIWRDGVYAHGDYPRVFQDAAGQPQLRMSGYNLAAIAAGLPDNKVGAPLLPPVLRGGMPAAPGHELAGGH, from the coding sequence GTGTCGCTGACGGTGGCCGATATCGATCGGTGGAACGCGCAAGCGGTTCGTGAGGTGTTCCACGCGGCCACCGCCCGAGCCCAGGTGAGCTTGGAGGTGTCGCGTCAGCTGGCCACGCTGTCGATTTTTGCCAACTCCGGTGGCAAGACCGCCGAGGCTGCCGCGCATCAGAACGCGGGACTTCGCCGCGACCTTGACGCCCACGGCAACGAAGCGTTGGCCGTTGCCCGGGCGGCCGATCGGGCCGCTGGCGGGATTGTGAAGGTCCAATCGGAGTTGGCCGCGTTGCGCAAAGCCGCCGCGGCCGCCGAGCTGCAGATCGATGCGCTGAGCAACCGGGTGGTGCCGATTCCGGGCCTGCGCCACACCGAGTCCGAATGGGCGCGGATGCTTGCCAAGCAGGCCGAGCTGCAGGCTGACCTGGATGCGATTGTGGTTGAGGCGAACACCATCGACGAGGAATTGGCGTCAGCGGTCAACATGGCCGACGGTGATTTCCCGATCCCGGCCGAGGCCGGTCCGCCGGTGGGCCCCGAGGGGCTGACACCGACCCAGCGGGCCAGCGATGCCAACGAGGAGCTGTTGCGTGCGGAACGCGCCAAGCTGCGAGCCCGGATTGGGCAGTTGCAGGGGCGTTATGACCAGCTGGCGGCGCGGGCCGTCCGCGACTACAACAACGGCATCCTCGACAGCGATGCTATGGGCCAGCTCGCCGCCCTTGACGATCAGCTGGCCGTCGCCAAGGACCGGCTGGGCGATCTCGATGCTGTCGATGAGGCGCTGAGCCGTGCCCCGGAAACCTACCTGGCCCAGTTGCGGCTTCCGGACGACCCGCACCAGCAGGTGCTGGCGGCGGTGGCCGTGGGTAATCCGGACACCGCCGCCAATGTTTCGGTGACCGTGCCCGGGGTCGGTTCCACCACCCGGGGCACCCTGCCAGGCATGGTTGCTGAGGCACGCAACCTTCGGCTTGAGGAAATGCGGCAGCTGAAGAATGCCGGCCAACCGACGTCGGTCGCCGCGATCGCCTGGATGGGCTATGAGCCGCCCCCCAACCCGCTTGACACCGCAAGTGCGGGTGACCTGTGGCAGACCATAACCGATGGGCAGGCACGTGCGGGCGCCGGCGATTTGTCCAGCTATTTGCAACAGGTGCGCGCCAACAACCCCTCCGGCCACCTCACCGTGTTGGGGCACTCCTATGGCTCGTTGACGGCGTCGCTGGCCCTGCAGGACCTCAACGCCCACGGTGCGCATCCCGTCAACGATGTCGTGTTCTACGGTTCACCCGGCCTGGAGCTCTACACCCCGGCGCAGCTGGGACTCGAGCACGGGCATGCTTATGTCATGCAGGCGCCGCACGACTTGATCACCAGCGTGGTCGCCCCGCTGGCCCCGCTGCACGGTTGGGGGCCGGACCCGTATCTGACTCCCGGGTTGACGGAATTGTCGTCACAGGCCGGTTTCGATCCCGGCCGGATCTGGCGGGACGGGGTGTATGCCCATGGCGATTATCCGCGAGTCTTCCAAGATGCCGCCGGGCAGCCACAGCTGCGGATGTCGGGCTATAACCTGGCGGCGATCGCCGCCGGGCTGCCGGACAATAAGGTCGGCGCGCCGCTGCTCCCGCCGGTTCTGCGCGGCGGGATGCCGGCAGCGCCCGGCCACGAACTGGCGGGAGGGCATTGA
- the pptT gene encoding 4'-phosphopantetheinyl transferase PptT → MTVMLVSSVLPGTVVDDLAYAELYSDPPGLVPMPEEEPLIAKSVDKRRNEFITVRHCARTALDQLGVRPVPILKGDKGQPCWPDGVVGSLTHCTGYRGAVVGRSGAVRSVGIDAEPHDVLPNGVLDAISLPAERTELPRAMPAGLHWDRILFCAKEATYKAWFPLTNRWLGFEDAHITFDVDASGSTGRFVSRILIDATARWGPPLTTLRGRWSVERGLVLTAIVL, encoded by the coding sequence GTGACCGTCATGCTGGTGTCGTCGGTGTTGCCCGGGACCGTGGTCGATGATCTGGCGTATGCCGAGCTGTACTCCGACCCGCCCGGTCTGGTGCCGATGCCGGAAGAAGAGCCGCTGATCGCCAAATCGGTGGACAAGAGGCGCAACGAATTCATCACCGTGCGCCACTGTGCCCGCACCGCGTTGGACCAGCTCGGCGTGCGGCCGGTGCCGATTCTCAAGGGCGACAAGGGACAACCATGCTGGCCCGACGGCGTTGTGGGAAGCCTGACGCACTGCACCGGCTACCGCGGTGCGGTGGTGGGGCGTAGTGGCGCGGTGCGGTCGGTGGGCATCGATGCCGAACCGCACGACGTGCTGCCCAACGGCGTGCTAGATGCGATCAGCCTCCCAGCGGAACGCACTGAGCTGCCCCGGGCTATGCCAGCCGGGTTGCATTGGGACCGAATTTTGTTCTGCGCCAAGGAAGCGACATACAAGGCGTGGTTTCCGTTGACCAACAGGTGGCTTGGGTTTGAGGACGCGCACATCACGTTCGATGTCGATGCTTCGGGGTCGACGGGCCGGTTTGTATCACGCATCCTGATTGACGCGACCGCCCGCTGGGGTCCGCCGTTGACCACGTTGCGCGGTCGCTGGTCGGTCGAACGCGGACTGGTGCTCACCGCCATCGTGCTATGA
- the truB gene encoding tRNA pseudouridine(55) synthase TruB produces the protein MTAESAGSGLGPGIVVVDKPGAMTSHDVVGRCRRIFATRRVGHAGTLDPMATGVLVIGIERATKILGLLTATSKSYAATIRLGQATSTEDADGELLHSASVAHLTEQAIATAITGLRGDISQVPSAVSAIKVGGRRAYQLARQGHAVELQARPVRIDRFELMDVRRGVAVGDGDVIDVVDVDVEVDCSSGTYIRALARDLGGALGVGGHLTSLRRTRVGRFDLDQAVSLDELAERPRLSLSLDEACLLMFAHRELTAGQAAATANGRSLEPAGIDGTYAAHDADGRVIALLRDEGPRTKSVVVIRPATG, from the coding sequence ATGACGGCGGAGTCTGCCGGTAGCGGCTTAGGCCCGGGCATCGTCGTCGTCGACAAGCCGGGCGCAATGACCAGCCACGACGTGGTCGGGCGGTGCCGGCGGATCTTCGCCACCCGCCGGGTAGGCCACGCCGGAACTCTGGACCCGATGGCCACCGGCGTACTGGTGATCGGGATCGAGCGCGCCACCAAGATACTTGGCCTGCTGACGGCGACATCGAAGTCCTATGCCGCCACGATTCGCCTGGGCCAGGCAACCTCGACCGAGGACGCCGACGGTGAACTGCTGCACTCAGCGTCGGTTGCGCACCTGACCGAGCAGGCGATCGCCACCGCGATCACCGGGCTACGTGGTGACATCAGCCAGGTGCCCTCGGCGGTCAGCGCGATCAAGGTCGGCGGCCGCCGTGCCTATCAGCTGGCCCGGCAGGGCCACGCCGTGGAACTCCAAGCGCGCCCGGTGCGTATCGATCGGTTCGAGCTGATGGATGTGCGACGCGGCGTTGCCGTCGGTGACGGTGATGTCATCGATGTTGTCGATGTCGATGTTGAAGTCGACTGCTCGTCGGGAACCTACATCCGCGCGCTGGCCCGCGATCTAGGTGGCGCGCTTGGGGTGGGGGGGCACCTAACGTCATTGCGGCGCACCCGGGTCGGTCGCTTTGACCTGGACCAGGCGGTGTCGCTCGATGAGCTGGCCGAGCGCCCGCGGCTGAGTCTGAGCCTCGACGAGGCGTGTTTGCTGATGTTTGCCCATCGGGAGCTTACCGCCGGGCAGGCCGCGGCCACCGCCAACGGCAGATCCCTTGAGCCGGCCGGTATCGACGGCACCTATGCCGCCCACGACGCCGACGGCCGGGTGATCGCGCTATTGCGCGACGAGGGTCCGCGCACCAAGTCCGTGGTGGTCATCCGCCCGGCGACCGGGTAG
- a CDS encoding lipid-transfer protein, whose translation MPDNGSKRVFVIGVGMTKFEKPGRRPGWDYPDMARESGTNALRDAGIDYAAIEQGYVGYVYGESTSGQRALYELGLSGIPIVNVNNNCATGSTALFLAAQAIRGGLADCTIALGFEKMKPGSLSAAYDDRTQPMDKHVKAMVEIADLAFPVAPWMFGAAGREHMQLYGTTAEHFAKIGYKNHQHSVHNPYAQFQDAYTLDDILASRMIYDPLTKLQCSPTSDGSGAAILASESFVDSHGLAGQAVEIVGQAMTTDFASTFGGSAKNLIGYDMNVQAARRVYDQCGLGPEDFQVIELHDCFSANELLLYEALGLCGQGEAAKLIDNCDTTYGGRWVINPSGGLISKGHPLGATGLAQCAELTWQLRGAADKRQVDNVTAALQHNIGLGGAAVVTAYQRAEH comes from the coding sequence ATGCCGGACAACGGATCGAAGAGGGTTTTCGTCATCGGCGTCGGCATGACGAAATTCGAGAAGCCGGGGCGCCGCCCGGGATGGGACTACCCCGATATGGCGCGGGAGTCGGGGACCAACGCGTTGCGGGATGCCGGCATCGACTACGCAGCAATCGAGCAAGGCTATGTTGGCTACGTCTACGGTGAGTCGACGTCGGGTCAGCGGGCGCTCTACGAGCTAGGCCTTTCGGGCATTCCGATCGTCAACGTCAACAACAATTGCGCGACCGGATCGACCGCGCTATTCCTTGCGGCGCAGGCGATCCGCGGGGGACTGGCCGACTGCACCATCGCGCTTGGTTTCGAGAAGATGAAACCCGGATCCCTGTCCGCGGCCTATGACGACCGCACGCAGCCGATGGACAAACACGTCAAGGCGATGGTCGAGATCGCCGACTTGGCATTTCCGGTGGCGCCCTGGATGTTCGGTGCTGCCGGGCGCGAACACATGCAGTTGTACGGCACCACCGCCGAGCACTTTGCCAAGATCGGCTACAAGAACCACCAGCACTCGGTGCACAACCCCTACGCGCAATTCCAGGACGCCTACACCCTCGACGACATCTTGGCGTCGCGGATGATCTACGACCCGCTCACCAAGCTGCAGTGCTCGCCGACCTCCGACGGGTCCGGTGCGGCGATCCTGGCCTCGGAGTCGTTTGTGGACAGCCACGGCCTTGCCGGTCAAGCGGTCGAGATCGTCGGCCAGGCGATGACCACCGACTTCGCGTCGACCTTCGGGGGCAGTGCAAAGAATCTCATCGGCTACGACATGAATGTCCAGGCGGCGCGTCGGGTCTACGACCAGTGCGGACTCGGGCCGGAGGACTTTCAGGTGATTGAGCTGCATGACTGCTTCTCGGCCAACGAGTTGCTGCTCTACGAGGCTCTCGGTCTGTGTGGCCAAGGTGAGGCGGCCAAATTGATCGACAACTGCGACACCACCTACGGCGGGCGTTGGGTGATCAACCCTTCCGGCGGCCTGATCTCCAAGGGACATCCCCTGGGAGCCACCGGTTTGGCCCAATGCGCAGAACTGACCTGGCAGCTGCGTGGTGCGGCAGACAAACGCCAGGTCGACAACGTGACAGCGGCACTGCAACACAACATAGGACTGGGTGGCGCCGCCGTGGTCACCGCCTATCAGCGCGCCGAACACTAA
- a CDS encoding acyl-CoA dehydrogenase family protein, translating into MIEWSDTDLMLRDAVRQFIDKEIRPVRDDLESGALSPYPIARKLFSQFGLDVMAAESVKSMLDRERANQGDKAERRNSASGSGGLGGLAPQASMAAVLVSELAGVSIGLLSTVAVSLGLGAGTIMSRGTLAQKERWLPGLMTLEKFAAWAITEPDSGSDAFGGMKTHVTRDGDDYLLNGQKTFITNGPDADILLVYAKLADDAGGDADRARRNRPVLVFVLDSGMPGLTQGKPFKKMGMMSSPTGELFFDSVRLTADRLLGESEQHDAGDGRESARANFAVERLGVALMALGIINECHRLCVDYAKTRTLWGKNIGQFQLIQLKLAKMEVARINVQNMVFQTLEKLKVGKETSLAEASAIKLYSSEAATEVAMEAVQLFGGNGYMAEYRVEQLARDAKSLMIYAGSNEVQITHIAKGLLA; encoded by the coding sequence TTGATCGAGTGGTCCGACACGGATCTGATGTTGCGAGACGCTGTGCGCCAATTCATCGACAAGGAGATCCGGCCCGTTCGGGACGATCTGGAAAGCGGTGCGCTATCGCCATATCCGATCGCGCGCAAGTTATTCAGCCAGTTCGGTCTGGACGTGATGGCCGCCGAATCGGTCAAGTCGATGCTGGACCGCGAGCGCGCCAACCAGGGCGACAAAGCCGAAAGACGGAACAGTGCAAGCGGTTCCGGCGGGCTTGGCGGGCTGGCGCCCCAGGCCTCGATGGCCGCGGTCCTGGTGTCCGAACTTGCCGGGGTCAGCATTGGGTTACTCAGCACGGTTGCGGTGAGTCTCGGGTTGGGCGCGGGAACCATCATGAGTCGCGGCACCCTGGCTCAGAAGGAGCGCTGGTTGCCCGGGCTGATGACGTTGGAGAAGTTCGCCGCATGGGCCATTACCGAGCCGGATTCCGGCTCGGATGCCTTCGGCGGTATGAAGACCCATGTCACCCGCGATGGCGACGACTACCTCCTCAACGGACAGAAGACGTTCATCACCAACGGGCCCGACGCCGATATCCTGTTGGTGTACGCCAAGCTTGCTGACGACGCCGGCGGCGACGCCGATCGGGCCCGGCGCAACCGCCCGGTGCTGGTCTTCGTGCTCGATTCGGGCATGCCCGGACTGACGCAGGGCAAGCCGTTCAAGAAGATGGGCATGATGTCCTCGCCGACGGGCGAACTATTTTTCGACAGCGTGCGGCTGACTGCGGACCGGTTGCTGGGCGAGAGCGAACAACACGACGCTGGGGACGGCCGGGAGAGTGCACGCGCCAATTTCGCCGTGGAGCGTCTCGGGGTGGCTTTGATGGCGCTGGGCATCATCAACGAATGTCACCGGCTATGCGTGGATTACGCCAAAACCCGGACTCTGTGGGGCAAGAACATCGGCCAGTTCCAGCTCATCCAGCTCAAGCTGGCCAAGATGGAAGTGGCGCGGATCAACGTCCAGAATATGGTTTTTCAGACGTTGGAGAAGTTGAAGGTGGGCAAGGAAACCTCGTTGGCCGAGGCGTCGGCCATCAAGCTGTATTCCTCAGAAGCCGCCACCGAAGTCGCCATGGAGGCCGTCCAGTTGTTCGGCGGCAACGGCTACATGGCCGAGTACCGGGTAGAACAGCTTGCCCGAGACGCGAAGTCGCTGATGATCTATGCCGGCAGTAACGAGGTCCAGATAACCCACATCGCCAAGGGGCTGCTGGCCTAA